One Burkholderia sp. PAMC 26561 genomic window carries:
- a CDS encoding MaoC family dehydratase → MLASGAARMRTVIVDTLPPPAKLYGRALQGIFKRGVGAAELPSLRLVRPKVPLDPEQIGRYARVCGFIPEHGVPPTFPHVMAFPLHLMLLTDTAFPWPAIGLVHISNTVHMRRTLHSGQTLRIEVESGALVPHDKGQAFTLHTRIYRGGEAVWDADSIYLKRGVANRAGGASGAPVAEASGIEAPVLTREARWQLPAQLGRDYAKASGDFNPVHLHALTAKAFGFPRAITHGMWTLGRTVAALQPCKQLGSANISGEFKSPIFLPAETTLWTAASSTAARDFEVRDLAGERLHLRGRFDWELS, encoded by the coding sequence ATGCTTGCGTCAGGCGCGGCGCGCATGCGCACGGTGATCGTGGACACCTTGCCGCCGCCGGCGAAACTCTACGGCCGCGCGTTGCAAGGCATCTTCAAGCGTGGCGTCGGCGCGGCAGAGTTGCCCTCGCTTCGGCTCGTGCGGCCCAAGGTGCCGCTCGATCCCGAGCAGATCGGCCGGTATGCGCGCGTGTGCGGATTCATTCCCGAACATGGCGTGCCGCCCACGTTCCCGCACGTGATGGCGTTCCCGCTGCATCTGATGCTGCTCACCGATACCGCGTTTCCGTGGCCCGCAATCGGCCTCGTGCATATATCGAATACGGTGCATATGCGACGTACCTTGCATTCTGGACAGACGCTGCGCATTGAAGTGGAAAGCGGCGCGCTCGTACCGCACGACAAAGGCCAGGCCTTCACGCTGCATACGCGTATCTATAGAGGTGGCGAAGCGGTGTGGGACGCCGACAGCATTTATCTGAAGCGTGGCGTGGCCAATCGTGCGGGCGGTGCGAGCGGTGCTCCCGTTGCGGAAGCATCCGGCATCGAAGCGCCCGTGCTGACACGTGAAGCACGCTGGCAACTGCCCGCGCAACTCGGGCGTGACTACGCGAAGGCATCCGGCGACTTCAATCCCGTCCATCTGCATGCACTCACCGCAAAAGCCTTCGGCTTCCCGCGCGCCATCACTCATGGGATGTGGACGCTTGGCCGAACCGTCGCGGCGTTGCAGCCCTGCAAGCAACTTGGTTCTGCAAATATAAGCGGCGAGTTCAAGTCGCCCATTTTCCTGCCCGCCGAAACCACGCTGTGGACCGCGGCATCATCGACCGCGGCGCGCGACTTCGAAGTCCGCGATCTTGCCGGCGAAAGGCTGCATCTGCGCGGCCGCTTCGATTGGGAATTGTCATGA
- a CDS encoding acetyl-CoA C-acetyltransferase, translated as MTTSALPAVRRVAIIGSNRIPFARSNTAYAAASNQDMLSFALQGLVDRYDLHGLRLGEVAAGAVVKHSRDFNLTREAVLSTTLAKETPAYDVSQACGTGLETAILVANKIALGHIDAGIAGGVDTTSDAPIGVNERMRKILLEANRSKSAAQRMSALAKLRPGMLVKPALPRNSEPRTGLSMGEHCELMAKRWKIPREAQDELALESHRKLSAAYERGFFNDLMTPYKGLSRDNILRHDLTLDRLAALRPVFDRDAGTLTAGNSTPLTDGASAVLLASDEWAAARNLPVLAYFTYSETAAVDFIDKKEGLLMAPAYAVPRMLERAGLGLADFSFYEIHEAFAAQVLCTLKAWEDDEYCCTQLGLDGPFGSIDRSRMNVNGGSLAAGHPFAATGGRIVGALAKMLAGEPDRPGATTRGLISICAAGGQGVVAILER; from the coding sequence ATGACTACGAGCGCCCTTCCCGCTGTGCGTCGCGTGGCGATCATCGGCAGCAACCGGATTCCGTTTGCGCGCTCGAACACGGCGTATGCGGCGGCATCGAATCAGGACATGCTGAGCTTCGCGCTGCAAGGGCTCGTTGATCGATACGACCTCCATGGCCTGCGCCTGGGCGAAGTCGCGGCGGGCGCGGTCGTCAAGCACTCGCGCGACTTCAACCTCACGCGCGAAGCCGTGCTCTCAACCACGCTCGCGAAGGAGACGCCCGCGTACGATGTCAGCCAGGCATGCGGCACGGGCCTCGAAACTGCCATCCTGGTTGCGAACAAGATCGCGCTTGGACACATCGATGCAGGCATTGCAGGCGGTGTCGATACGACGTCCGACGCGCCTATCGGCGTCAACGAACGGATGCGCAAGATCTTGCTGGAAGCCAACCGCAGCAAGTCGGCGGCGCAGCGCATGAGCGCGCTTGCGAAGCTGCGGCCGGGCATGCTGGTGAAACCCGCGTTGCCGCGCAACAGCGAACCGCGCACGGGTTTGTCGATGGGCGAGCATTGCGAACTGATGGCAAAGCGCTGGAAGATACCCCGCGAGGCGCAGGACGAACTTGCGCTCGAGAGTCATCGCAAACTCTCCGCCGCTTACGAGCGCGGTTTCTTCAACGATCTCATGACGCCCTACAAGGGCCTCTCGCGCGACAACATCCTGCGGCACGATCTCACGCTTGATCGCTTAGCCGCGCTCAGACCTGTCTTCGATCGTGATGCCGGCACGCTCACTGCCGGCAATTCCACGCCGCTCACCGATGGCGCGTCGGCCGTCCTGCTCGCATCCGACGAATGGGCTGCCGCGCGCAACTTGCCCGTGCTCGCGTATTTCACTTACTCGGAAACGGCGGCCGTCGATTTCATCGACAAGAAGGAAGGCTTGTTGATGGCGCCTGCCTATGCGGTTCCGCGTATGCTCGAACGCGCGGGACTCGGCCTCGCGGACTTCAGCTTCTATGAAATCCACGAAGCTTTCGCCGCGCAAGTACTGTGTACGCTCAAGGCATGGGAAGACGATGAATACTGCTGCACGCAGCTCGGTCTCGACGGCCCTTTTGGTTCGATCGACCGGTCGCGAATGAACGTGAACGGCGGGTCGCTGGCGGCAGGTCATCCGTTTGCCGCCACGGGTGGACGAATCGTGGGCGCGCTTGCAAAGATGCTCGCGGGCGAGCCGGATAGGCCCGGCGCAACCACGCGCGGCCTGATATCGATTTGCGCCGCGGGCGGCCAGGGCGTGGTCGCAATCCTCGAACGATGA
- a CDS encoding 3-oxoacyl-ACP reductase translates to MTDRYLDFVNKPFGASVARSIGLPRPEVLRRHAQGRAEFGGIAAIGAGPSPTLFEPLMTLLGSVGMTSVAHESALSWLPVAARHNAMSGRFEPRSPDAPPNDRVQALIFDATGMADSTHLHALYGFFHDAIRSVAKSGRIIVLGLPPESCASPKMWTAQRALEGLTRSLGKEARGGISSNLVQMEPGGNMEGALRFLLSPRSAYISGQVIRIDATPASPPADWNQPLAAKRALVTGAARGIGAAIAHVLAERGAHVIGLDVAEAQDALDQTMLALEDAWPSQGAHTALLADIAAPDAPATISAALAAFGGIDIVVHNAGITRDKTIAKMTGAAWDSVIDVNLSAQERIDEALLEKDVLHMGGRIIGVSSISGIAGNLGQTNYATSKAGVIGRVQGMAKLLAARGITINAVAPGFIETHMTAKIPLGLREAGRRMNSMSQGGLPVDVAETIAWLASPASSGITGNVVRVCGQSLIGA, encoded by the coding sequence ATGACAGACCGTTATCTCGACTTCGTCAACAAACCGTTCGGCGCGAGCGTCGCGCGTTCCATCGGGCTGCCCCGGCCGGAAGTGCTGCGGCGGCATGCGCAAGGCCGCGCGGAATTCGGCGGGATCGCAGCAATTGGCGCGGGGCCATCGCCTACGTTGTTCGAGCCGTTGATGACGCTGCTGGGTTCTGTCGGCATGACGAGTGTTGCGCATGAAAGCGCGTTGAGCTGGCTGCCAGTGGCGGCACGCCATAACGCAATGAGCGGCCGCTTCGAACCGCGTTCGCCCGATGCGCCGCCGAACGATCGCGTACAAGCGCTCATCTTCGATGCCACGGGCATGGCCGACAGCACGCACTTGCATGCTCTCTACGGCTTCTTCCACGATGCCATCCGGTCCGTGGCAAAAAGCGGCCGCATCATCGTGCTCGGATTGCCGCCGGAATCGTGCGCGTCCCCGAAGATGTGGACGGCGCAGCGCGCCCTGGAAGGCCTGACGCGTTCGCTTGGCAAGGAGGCGCGTGGCGGCATCTCGTCGAATCTCGTGCAGATGGAACCCGGCGGCAACATGGAAGGTGCGTTGCGCTTCCTGCTGTCGCCGCGCTCGGCGTATATATCGGGACAAGTCATTCGTATCGATGCGACGCCCGCTTCGCCACCCGCAGACTGGAATCAGCCTTTGGCGGCCAAGCGTGCGCTGGTGACGGGCGCGGCGCGCGGCATCGGGGCAGCGATCGCGCATGTGCTGGCCGAACGCGGCGCGCATGTGATCGGGCTCGATGTAGCCGAGGCGCAGGATGCGCTCGACCAGACCATGCTCGCGCTGGAAGATGCGTGGCCGTCGCAGGGCGCGCATACGGCGCTGCTTGCAGATATCGCCGCGCCTGACGCGCCTGCCACGATCTCGGCCGCGCTGGCGGCGTTCGGCGGTATCGATATCGTCGTGCATAACGCCGGCATCACCCGCGACAAGACCATCGCGAAGATGACCGGGGCTGCGTGGGACAGCGTGATCGACGTGAACCTGTCGGCGCAGGAACGCATCGATGAAGCGCTGCTCGAAAAGGATGTGCTGCATATGGGCGGCAGGATCATAGGCGTATCGTCGATAAGCGGCATCGCCGGCAACCTCGGCCAGACGAACTATGCGACCTCGAAGGCCGGCGTGATCGGCCGCGTGCAAGGGATGGCGAAGCTCCTCGCTGCGCGAGGCATCACGATCAACGCGGTAGCGCCGGGGTTTATCGAAACGCATATGACCGCGAAGATTCCGCTGGGGCTTCGGGAAGCGGGACGGCGCATGAATTCGATGAGCCAGGGCGGCTTGCCTGTCGATGTCGCCGAGACGATCGCGTGGCTTGCGAGCCCGGCATCGAGCGGCATTACCGGCAACGTCGTGCGCGTATGCGGTCAAAGCCTGATCGGAGCGTGA